Genomic window (Arcobacter sp. F155):
TTTATAATTCTTCTATACAAATATATCCTACGAAAACATTTTGGTGATTATCAACCAATGAGTACTTCTATTCCTATCTCTCTTATAGCCTTAGGAAGTTATGGACGAGAACAACTATGTATCTACTCTGATGTTGATTTAATGATTCTTTATGAAGATATAAAAGGCTATAACCTAAAAGCTATTATGGAAGAGCTTGTAACTTTAGCATGGGATTGTGGACTTAAACTTGGTTCTAGAGTTCATGAAATAAAAGAGATTGAACTATCAGTTCAAGAAGATATTACTATTAAATCTTCAATCTTAGAATCAAGAATGATTTATGGTTCTAAGCACCTTTGGTTTTCATATCAAAATGTTTTAAAGAAAATAAGAAATACCTACCAAAAAGATTTTGTATTAGAAAAACTAGATGAACATAAAAAAAGACTTTTAAAATATCCACTAAAAATGGAGCCAAATATCAAAGATGGTTACGGTGGAATGAGAGAATCAAATATGATTTTCTGGACTGCTACTATTGCTTATGGGGTTAGTGATATAAAACAACTAATGGGAAAAGAGTTCTCAGAAGAAGAGTACAAAAGATATAGAAGCTCTTTAGAGTACATTTTTAGAGTTAGAAACTACCTTCATAGTATTTCAAAAAAGAAACTTGATGTTGTAAACTTTGATATTCTACCTGAGTTAAGTTCTAAGATGGGATTTAAAAATAGACCTAGACTTACAAAAGAGAGACAATGTATGTCAAAACTTATTGAGTGTTTGCATAATGTTCACTTCTTTTCAACTATCATGGTTAAAAAGTTCACTAGAAAAGTTCTTTTTGATGCAAAAAATATTTCAAGACTTAAAGAGTATAGAATTAAGAAAAACCTTTATGTTTATGAAAATAAACTTTATACTTCATTTAATGCTAAACCTAAAACACTAAACAATCTATTAAAAGAGCTAATCTCACTTCCAAGGGATGTAAAGCATTTTGATAGGTCATATGTTGAGTATGCTAGTAAAACTAAGCTACCCAATAAACAAACTAAAGAGTTGAAAAAAACAATTAAACAACTTCTGTATAAACAAAACCTTTATCCAATTATTAAGCTTTTATATAATGCAAGATTGTTCCAATCTGTTTTACCTGTAACTAAAAAAATAGTTCACCAACCACAATTTGATGGCTACCATCAACATCCAGTTGATATTCACTCAATAAAAACTCTAAAAAAACTGACAAATATAAAAGATGATTATGTAAAAGATATCTTTAATAGTTTTGATGCAAAAGAAAAAACACTAGTAAGACTTGCTTGTTTATTCCATGATGTAGGAAAAGGAAGAATTACAGACCATCATATTGCAGGGGAAAAACTGTTTAAAAATATGATGACATCTTTTGATTTAGATAAAAATCATATTCAATTAGGAGCTCTTCTAGTAAGACATCATAATATGATGAGTAAAGTTGCTTCAAGTGAAGATATTTATTCAGAAAAAGTTATTCTGTCTTTTACTGCTTTATTACAAACTAAATTAGCTCTAAAAATGCTTTATGTAGTAACTTATGCAGATATTTCAGCAGTTGGAGAATCTGTGTATAAAAGCTCTACTGCTTCACTTTTAAAACAGTTATATTTACAAGCATTGCCTGCTTTTAATAACACTTCTTTATTAAGTGAAAATGCAAGAAGAAATGCAAAACAAGAAAGAATCAAAAAGCTAGAAAAGTATAAAAACTTATCAAATATCATGAAGAAAAAGATTACTTATATCTCTTCAAATCAAATGTTCTTAAAATGTAAATCAAATGAAATAATCGATATTGCAGTTAGGGCTTATGATGTAAAAGATTTTACATATAAAGTTATAAATGAAGATCAACTATCTATTAAAATTATTAGAGCTATTCCTTTAAATCTTGGTTTCTTACTTGGTAAGTTAGAGTTTTTAAATATCTCTACAATGAATATCTTTAAACTTTTTGATGAAAAGAAATTCTTTGAAATAAACTTTTCAGAAAGAGTTGATGATGAGGATATTCCATTCATAGAACAAATGATTGAAAACTCTTTTGATATGAGTAAAAAAACAAGGCTCTTAACTCCAAAGATTGAAGAAAAAGGTATTCACATAAACTGTAATCACACTACCTATTTAGCTTCAATGCAAGTTACAGCAAAAGATCAAAAGGGTCTTTTTGCTTATATTGCAAATATTTTTGATGAGTTTGGTATAGAGATTGAAACTGCAAAACTTAGCTCAATCAAAGGAATGGCAAAGGATTTATTCCTAATTGAAAAAAATGGAAATTTTTGTGGTCAGCAAGATGATATTATAAAAGAGTTATGCCATCATAGTAAAGAGAGTTAATCTCTTTACTATAAATCTTCAACCATTTTTTTAGCCCTTTTAAAATCTAATTTCCCACTTCCAAGTTTTGGAACCTCATCTACTATTTTATAAAGGCTAGGAATCATAAGATTATTATCAAACTTCTCTTTCACATCTTTTTTTAGTTTTTCTAGTTCATCTTCTTTGATATTTGAAAGTAAAAGAATAATCTTTTCACCCTTTTTCTCATCCTCTTTTGAAGTAGCTACAAACTCTATTTCATCGCTTGTAATTAACTTTTCTATATTTTGCTCTACGGCTCCAAGACTAATCATCTCTCCACCAAGCTTTGCAAACCTTGAGTATCTATCAATTAAAAACAAGAAACCATCTTTATCTAAATAGCCTTTATCTCCTGTAAGATAGTACTTTCTTCCCTCAAGTTTAACTATTACCTCTTTAGTTTTTTTCTTATCTTTTAAATAACCTTTCATAACTTGAACCCCAGAAATCAAAACCATACCAGCTTCACCTACTTTTAACTCAGCAAAACTATCTGGGTCTACTATTTTGATTTTTGTTCCAGGAATTGGCATTCCTACACTGCCAATTTTATTTCCTACTTGAAGACCTTCAGGAGTTTTTATATTAGGTAAGTTGCAACAAGCAACAGGTGTGGTTTCAGTTGTTCCATAACCTTCTAAAATCTCTTTATCAAACTTCTCATAAAACTCTTGTCTAACTTTAGAAGAGAGTTTTTCTGCTCCTGCAACTACAAGTCTTAAAGATTCAAACATCTCTTTTTTTAGCTTTTTGTTTTTTGTATATAGTCTAAAAAATGTTGATGTTCCAAGCATAACTGTTGCTTTATGTTTTGAAACAAGTTTTCCTATTTCATATCCATCTGTTGGATCTGGGTGAGCTACACATTTTATACCTTCAATTAAAGGTAAGAAGTTAGTCACAACTGTTCCAAAAGCATGAAACAGAGGAAGTGAACCAACAATAACATCTTTATCATCTACATTTAATATAGAAGCTATTTGTTGGCAATTTCCTAAAACATTTTTATGACTTAACTCTATTCCTTTAGGAACTCCTTCACTTCCACTACTAAACATAATTAAAGCAGTTGATTTTCTAGGAACCTTTTTTATATGCATTGCTTTTAAAATAAAGCTTGGTAAGGCTATTACACTAATAAATGTCGTTAATCCAATTGCTTTGCTAATAAGCTCTTTTAAGTCTTCCAAATAAACCACATCACAAATACTTAAGACCTCGTTTATTTGAATACCTTTTTCTTGCAGTTTATCTACAAACTTTTTTGAAGTGATTATTGTTTTTATATCTGCATTTTTAACTGATAATTTTAAAGAAGCCATTGAAGCTGTAAAGTTCAGATTTACAACAGTCTTTCCTAACATTAAAACAGAGTTATTTATAAAAGCCCCAGCCGCTGTTGAAGGAAGTAGTATTCCAATATTTTTCTTTTTTATTCTATATTTCAAAAGATTTTTAAAAAGAATAGAAGCTGTTAAAAATTTATATCCAGAAAGTTCAACTCCTGTTGAATCAGCAAATACAATATTTCTTTTCATCTGTTTTAATCTATCAAAAATAGTCTCACTTACTAAACCTAACTCTTTAGTATGACTCTGCCAAGACTTAGTAGATAATGCTTTGATTTCATTTTTTATATTTATAGTATTTGCTTTATACTTTTTTATTGGCTTTGAAAAAGACACAGTGATTGTATTTGTTCTATATGACTTTTTATATTTATTATTAGCTCTACTAAACATACTTTGCCATAAACCTCTAATATAAAAAGCAATAACGGGTACATCAGAGTTTGTTCTTTCTAAAATCTTTTCAAAGCCTTTTTTAAACTCTCCTAAATGACCGTTTCTAGTTATACTTCCTTCTGGAAATAAAACTATAATATTTCCTTCATCTAACTCTTTTGCTACAATCTCTATTGTCTTTTTACTCCCTTTAGTACTAATAGGAATGATTTTAAACAGTTTCATTAACCAATTTAAATACCACTTTGAATAAATAGTTTTATCCATGACAAACTTTATTTCTCTTGGAGTTGCTAGATATATAACTGCCCAATCTAACCAAGAGACATGATTCCCTAAAAGTAAAGCTCCACTTGAAGAAGGTATATATTTTACTCCTTGTATTTCAAGCTTATACTTTAAGCCAACAAGCCATTTTAAAAAGAAGATAATCATAGATTGGGGTAAAGATACAACTACAAATAAACTTCCAAGACACATCAAAAATAGTATTAGATAAATTGTATTAAGAGGGTCAAGATTATATAAAGAGACTGTTGTTGTAAGGACTAAAATAAAAAACATAAATAAAGAATGAAACCAATTATTCCCAGCTAAGATAGTACCTAGTTTTTTCTTTGGTGCATTAAACTGAATTAGTGCATTTAAAGGTACAACAAACAGTCCTCCAAAGAAACCAAAAATCAAAAAGCTAAATGCTAAAAAAGATGCACTTTCAACTATAGTTGAAATAAAAATCATAATACTCATACCAAGAGCTGCAAAAGGTATAGTACCAACTTCAATATAGTGTTTTGAATATCTTGAGTAAAAGAAACTTCCTAAAGCAATACCTATTCCTGAAGCTGCTATTACACCATTTATAACAAACACATCATCTATACCTAAATACATCTTTGCATAAGAAGGAAAAGTTGCAATCATCCCTTGGGAAATTCCCCAAAACAATCCAAGTCCTAAAACACATAAGAAAATGATTTTTCTACTAAAAATATCTTGAACATTGTTTTTAAATAATTTTCCTAAAAACATAGCTTGTAAATCAAGTTTTAAGTCTTTGTTTCTTTTTACTTTTGTTTTTATATTTTTTAATACAACAAAAGAGACAAGCATCTCTAAAATAGCTATAGGCAAGATATATAAAGATAATGGCAGTAAGGCTTTTAGTAATTCTTCTTTTGTATTTAAAACCTCTAAATTATTAAACTGAAAAAAGCTTTCAAAGATAAAAGAAAAAGTTGCCATTGATACTAATATAGCAATTATAGAAACTGCTTGTAAACTAGAGTTTCCTTTTGATAGCTCACTTTTTCCATAGATATCAATTATAATTCCAAATTTTGCAGGAGAATAAATAGTACTTTGAATAGCAAGTAAAAACAAAGTTGCCATTGCTAGATAAAATGAGCCAATAAAATAAGCGATTAACATTAAAACAGATAAAGAAAAAGAGGATAAAGCTCCATAAATCAGAACATCTTTTTTATGATATTTATCACTTAAAAAACCACTAAGAGAAAACAGAAGTAAAAAAGGAACTATTATAAGAAGATTTATAATAGATATCCAAACAACTTGTTCACTTCCATCAAATACTTTAAATGCAATATTTTGTAAAAGTATTTTGTGGGAAATATCAACTGCTACATTACAAAAAACCACTAGCAAAAAAGCTAGTTTAACAACTCTTAAATTAGCTATTTTTATTCCTTTATTTTTTGTGATATTACAAAAATTAAGAAACAAAATGGTTACTTCTTATTTGTACCTTTTCTTAATTTATTTATTGTATCTAAAGAGAACACAAAAAGTGCTATCCAAATAAGTATAAAGGTTACTAGCTTATCAAAGTTAAACTCTTCATTATAAACAAAAATTGCTATAAAAAATGCAACAGTAGGTCCTATATATTGGAAGAAGCCAATAGTTGTTAACTTCATTCTTGTAGCTGCTCCATTAAATAATAAAAGAGGAATAACAGTAACTAATCCACTAAGAGCAAGCATAAAT
Coding sequences:
- a CDS encoding HD domain-containing protein, translated to MTELNIQVEELITKGAEDFEISKVFRTYFKSYVNSIDEVLETTGGKDFFVKHTKHTDKFIILLYKYILRKHFGDYQPMSTSIPISLIALGSYGREQLCIYSDVDLMILYEDIKGYNLKAIMEELVTLAWDCGLKLGSRVHEIKEIELSVQEDITIKSSILESRMIYGSKHLWFSYQNVLKKIRNTYQKDFVLEKLDEHKKRLLKYPLKMEPNIKDGYGGMRESNMIFWTATIAYGVSDIKQLMGKEFSEEEYKRYRSSLEYIFRVRNYLHSISKKKLDVVNFDILPELSSKMGFKNRPRLTKERQCMSKLIECLHNVHFFSTIMVKKFTRKVLFDAKNISRLKEYRIKKNLYVYENKLYTSFNAKPKTLNNLLKELISLPRDVKHFDRSYVEYASKTKLPNKQTKELKKTIKQLLYKQNLYPIIKLLYNARLFQSVLPVTKKIVHQPQFDGYHQHPVDIHSIKTLKKLTNIKDDYVKDIFNSFDAKEKTLVRLACLFHDVGKGRITDHHIAGEKLFKNMMTSFDLDKNHIQLGALLVRHHNMMSKVASSEDIYSEKVILSFTALLQTKLALKMLYVVTYADISAVGESVYKSSTASLLKQLYLQALPAFNNTSLLSENARRNAKQERIKKLEKYKNLSNIMKKKITYISSNQMFLKCKSNEIIDIAVRAYDVKDFTYKVINEDQLSIKIIRAIPLNLGFLLGKLEFLNISTMNIFKLFDEKKFFEINFSERVDDEDIPFIEQMIENSFDMSKKTRLLTPKIEEKGIHINCNHTTYLASMQVTAKDQKGLFAYIANIFDEFGIEIETAKLSSIKGMAKDLFLIEKNGNFCGQQDDIIKELCHHSKES
- a CDS encoding acyl-[ACP]--phospholipid O-acyltransferase, with translation MFLNFCNITKNKGIKIANLRVVKLAFLLVVFCNVAVDISHKILLQNIAFKVFDGSEQVVWISIINLLIIVPFLLLFSLSGFLSDKYHKKDVLIYGALSSFSLSVLMLIAYFIGSFYLAMATLFLLAIQSTIYSPAKFGIIIDIYGKSELSKGNSSLQAVSIIAILVSMATFSFIFESFFQFNNLEVLNTKEELLKALLPLSLYILPIAILEMLVSFVVLKNIKTKVKRNKDLKLDLQAMFLGKLFKNNVQDIFSRKIIFLCVLGLGLFWGISQGMIATFPSYAKMYLGIDDVFVINGVIAASGIGIALGSFFYSRYSKHYIEVGTIPFAALGMSIMIFISTIVESASFLAFSFLIFGFFGGLFVVPLNALIQFNAPKKKLGTILAGNNWFHSLFMFFILVLTTTVSLYNLDPLNTIYLILFLMCLGSLFVVVSLPQSMIIFFLKWLVGLKYKLEIQGVKYIPSSSGALLLGNHVSWLDWAVIYLATPREIKFVMDKTIYSKWYLNWLMKLFKIIPISTKGSKKTIEIVAKELDEGNIIVLFPEGSITRNGHLGEFKKGFEKILERTNSDVPVIAFYIRGLWQSMFSRANNKYKKSYRTNTITVSFSKPIKKYKANTINIKNEIKALSTKSWQSHTKELGLVSETIFDRLKQMKRNIVFADSTGVELSGYKFLTASILFKNLLKYRIKKKNIGILLPSTAAGAFINNSVLMLGKTVVNLNFTASMASLKLSVKNADIKTIITSKKFVDKLQEKGIQINEVLSICDVVYLEDLKELISKAIGLTTFISVIALPSFILKAMHIKKVPRKSTALIMFSSGSEGVPKGIELSHKNVLGNCQQIASILNVDDKDVIVGSLPLFHAFGTVVTNFLPLIEGIKCVAHPDPTDGYEIGKLVSKHKATVMLGTSTFFRLYTKNKKLKKEMFESLRLVVAGAEKLSSKVRQEFYEKFDKEILEGYGTTETTPVACCNLPNIKTPEGLQVGNKIGSVGMPIPGTKIKIVDPDSFAELKVGEAGMVLISGVQVMKGYLKDKKKTKEVIVKLEGRKYYLTGDKGYLDKDGFLFLIDRYSRFAKLGGEMISLGAVEQNIEKLITSDEIEFVATSKEDEKKGEKIILLLSNIKEDELEKLKKDVKEKFDNNLMIPSLYKIVDEVPKLGSGKLDFKRAKKMVEDL